TGGTCTGGTACCTCCTGGTTGATGAAGGTCCTGTATAGCTCATCAGGTGGCGTCAGGAAGGTTTCTGATAGGTCGAAGCTGCAGGTTGGGATCTGAACACAGGGGGCGGGGCTAGAGGAGCAGCTGGGGGCAGGGCCTATCTATTGGACAAACAAATGTCAGAGGTCACTTCCTGCCCTGAGTCTGGTTTGGGACTCGGGGCTCACCGAGGTCTACCTGAACTCTGCTGGTCTGGCTCTGGTTCCTCTGGGTCTCAGGCTGGGGTAATGGTGGCCCGTTGGCGGTGGGAAGGATCATCCCCTGACTGAACTCTGTGAGGTCACAAGGTCACTCAGGTTATTATGTCATTATTCTCGGATCGGCCAGTCCAGGTGCATTCTGGGTACCAGACCTGATCTAAGCTGGCTGACGTACTCGCCCAGAATCCTCCGGACCTCCTGGATGCCACTCGTCTTCATTAGGTCAAGCAGTGGCGTGCTGGGCTGGTCTTTGCACAGAGACACTACAATCTGGGTGAACGACCGAGACGACCATCAGCACGCTGATCGGCATCCAACAATCAATACAGTTATCATCAGGAAGTGACTCACGTCCAGGTCATCCAGATCGTTCTCGTCCGACAGGTTCAACACTTCAATGGTTCCTCGGTACTTCAGCCCGCAGCTGGACGTCCctgcacacaggaaacaggaagtagtcAGAGTTACACCTGTGTCATGTCAACACTGATGTCACCACAGGTCAGTCTATACTGTGACGTCATCGGTCACATATTTGACGTCAGCAGTAAATTTGTCAGTaatatgacatcatcagtgacaTGTTTAGAAACTCACAGGAAGTAGATCTGTAACTTCCTGTTTACTGATGATGTCATCCTCTATCTTGTTTAACATACCTGGATACGGTGCCGCTGCTCAGCTGCCATGGAACTGCAGCTAAGATAGCCTGTAGCTAAAATAGTCTGCTAGCATTTCTGCTTTTAGTCTAAATAAGCAGACACTGGAGGGTACAGATCTACTTCCTGTAACCATCAGCTCAGATGATGTTCCGCCCACACGTttcactgatgatgtcatcagtaaCCCCAGTGATGTCATCACTGACCCAGCCAGCCAGCTGTCAGCTGCCACTCGTAGAAGAAGATGAGTTTCCCCCTGCGGTTGTTGATAGAAGCTTCTCCGCCCAGTTTGGAGATGTCGGTCACCTGACAGACGCCGGCCAGTCCATCCACCCGGACCGCCAGGAGCAGCTGACGCAGGCGCTCTGATGACCAGCCGCTGACATCACGCTCCGTCCTGATGAcgtgacacagagagaagaggaggcaggGTCAGTTCCGCAAACACATGTCAACACCTTGATGACTTTTTTGTCACGTAATTGGGGGTGGGGCTCTGTTTGTTCCTATGAAAGCCACTCAGTGGTGATCGAAGCCAAAACACCACTTCCTGCTGGATGCAATGTACTGAGCGTCCTGCTAGCTGTCAGCTAACCTGAATGGAGCCAACCCAGTTTGATCGTTGGGTTTGTAACAGACCAGACTGACATGAGTGTAAATGCGTCCTTTAGGGTTTTGCTCTGTCCCAACATGGCGGCTACCATGACGCACGACAGTGTCTACAGCCAACAGCTGAAGCCCCGCCTACCTCTGACATCACCACTGACATCTGACACCACCACCTGTCGACCATcagcaggtttaaaaatacctgaGACAGCTGGAGGgtcagataacacacacacacacacacacaatctagTATTACTGGTACTACAGAGTGGATTCAGCTAGTTCAGTAGTACtgttagtagtattagtagtattagtagtgtTAATAGTGTTAGTAGTAGTGTTAGTAGTGTTAGTAGTAGTGTTAGTAATATTAGTAGTGTTAGTAGTAGTGTTAATAGTGTTGGTAGTGTTAGTAGTAGTGT
Above is a genomic segment from Pempheris klunzingeri isolate RE-2024b chromosome 18, fPemKlu1.hap1, whole genome shotgun sequence containing:
- the LOC139217788 gene encoding activator of 90 kDa heat shock protein ATPase homolog 1-like, yielding MARWGEGDPRWIVEERTDATNVNNWHWTERDVSGWSSERLRQLLLAVRVDGLAGVCQVTDISKLGGEASINNRRGKLIFFYEWQLTAGWLGTSSCGLKYRGTIEVLNLSDENDLDDLDIVVSLCKDQPSTPLLDLMKTSGIQEVRRILGEYVSQLRSEFSQGMILPTANGPPLPQPETQRNQSQTSRVQIGPAPSCSSSPAPCVQIPTCSFDLSETFLTPPDELYRTFINQEFVQVFTRSVAAVDGRRGGRFQMLDGSVSGEFTQLVPDRRIEMQWRFRTWPSGHHATIRLELMDHGDETELRMECRGVPAGEEDATREGWTRFYFQAIKQTFGY